One Streptomyces formicae genomic window, CCTTCCTGGAGAGCCTCTACCGGAGCTTCGAAGCCCCGGACCACCCGCCGAACGTCCTGCTGGTCACTCACGGTCTGACCATGCGGCTGTTCTGCATGCGCTGGTTCCACTGGTCGGTCGCCGAGTTCGAGTCGCTGTCCAACCCGGGGAACGGTGAGATGCGGATGCTGGTCCTCGGGGACGACGGCAAGTACACGCTGGACCGTCCCTTCGAACGCTGGCGCGAACCCGAGCCGTACGGCGTCACCGGATAGAGTGGCAGGGCGATGACCGCTGACTCCTCTCCCGACCGGCGCCTGGAGCGCGCTCTGGCCAGCCTGCGCGGACTGGCGGTGGGGGACGCGCTGGGCTCCCAGTTCTTCGTGCCCGCGCACTACCCGCTGCTCAAGCACCGACAGTTGCCGGACGCTCCATGGCAGTGGACCGACGACACCGAGATGGCCTGTTCCGTGCTGGCCGTCCTCATCCGGCATCACCGGATCGACCAGGACGCGCTGGCCCGGTCCTTCGCCGAGCACCACGACTTCGACCGGGGATACGGCCCTGCCGTGAACCGGCTGCTGCGGCAGGTCCGTGAAGGCGGGGACTGGCGGGAGCTGGCTTCCGCGCTCTTCAAGGGGCAGGGGTCCTGGGGGAACGGCGCAGCCATGCGGATCGCGCCGCTCGGCGCCTGGTACGCGGACGACCCGGAACAGGCGACGCACCAGGCGGAGATCTCCGCCTACCCCACGCACCAGCACCGGGAAGCCGTCGTCGGGGCCATGGCGGTGGCCGCGGCCGCGGCGCTGACGGCCGACCCCGCGGGGCCGCCCACACCCAGGGCACTGCTCGACGGCGTCATCGACCTGGTGCCGCGGAGCGCTGTCGGTGCGGGGCTGCGCAGGGCGCGGGACATGCTCGACTACGGCGACTCCGCGACCGTCGCCGCGGTGCTGGGGTGCGGGCGTCGTACGACGGCCCATGACACGGTGCCGTTCGCGCTGTGGTCGGCCGCCCGGGGGCTCGGGGCGTACGAGCGGGCCATCTGGGACACCGCGCAGGTCGGCG contains:
- a CDS encoding ADP-ribosylglycohydrolase family protein; this translates as MTADSSPDRRLERALASLRGLAVGDALGSQFFVPAHYPLLKHRQLPDAPWQWTDDTEMACSVLAVLIRHHRIDQDALARSFAEHHDFDRGYGPAVNRLLRQVREGGDWRELASALFKGQGSWGNGAAMRIAPLGAWYADDPEQATHQAEISAYPTHQHREAVVGAMAVAAAAALTADPAGPPTPRALLDGVIDLVPRSAVGAGLRRARDMLDYGDSATVAAVLGCGRRTTAHDTVPFALWSAARGLGAYERAIWDTAQVGGDMDTTCAIVGGVVASGEAGAPPAEWLERTEALPDWVPVGVS